TCTTGCTTTGAGTGCTTCGAAGTCCTCTACCGGCAATTTCACGTGATTCCGGTCAAACAGAGAGGGTTTGCTGACTTGCAGCTCATCGACTTTCTTAGAAGCCGTCAGGGCGTTTCTGAGGACCTCTGTTTCTTTCTCAAGGGTTTTAATCTCTTCATTGAGCGTCAATGCCTTGAAACGGCTCATTTCAATGTGTTTTCGGTCAGAGGCAATGCCCCGTTCGACATCAAAGCCTACACTTTGCATGTGTTTCGGGAATTCTTCCTGCATCCACTGCAATTCCTGCCGGTTAAAGATATTCTTGCCCTGGAGCTTGCCGTCACGCATCGGCACAACCCCCAGATGCATGTGAGGCGTTTTCTCGTCATTGTGAACCGTCGCATAAGCGATATTCTGTTTGCCGTAGCGTTCGGAGAACAATTTATAACTTTCCTCGAAAAACCGTTTCTGTTCAGCCAGATCCAACCCATCAAAAAATTTCCGGTCCGAAGTCACCAGCAGCTCATTGACGAGCACGGCATCTTTCCGGGTTTTCCGTTCGCTCACTTTTTGGCTCTCGATGATTTCTTTTACATGTTTGTTGTAATCAATTTTTTCTTGATGGAGCAAATCATAATTCAAGTGCTCACGGTCCGGATCGATGTCTGGATTCGTCCGGCTTTCCCGTTCTCGTTGGTTGTGAAATTGCATGCCCTTTAAATCCGGGCTCTTCATTTTCTGCATCCGTACCACAGCAAAACTCACAAAAACACGCCCCCTTATTCCGGTCAACTTCCATGTAAAGTATAGCACACTATACTTTATTCCATAAAGGTGTGCTCTCCGAGGGTAAGACCAAAGGTCAAAGGCAAGTGGCAGCATCCTTCCGGATGCACCACCCAAATTCAACAGCATGGGGTTGATCGTCCTGGACGGACGGTCATTCCCCAGTAGATCAAGGGCAAGAAAAGACAGCCGGCTTCGGCTATCTTTTCCGTAGGTCAACAGCAAAAAAGAATGGTCCGATTGCTCGGCCATCCTTTCCTAAAAAAATGAAATTTAAAAAATCCCGGATATGACTTTCTGTTTCCAGAAAAAATCATGTCCGGGATTTTGATTTTTTAAGATGTGGGGTGTCCTTTTAAAACTGGCTGCCTTTTTTCTGCGCTAACTTTTTTAGAATTTCCGCTTTCTCTTCCTCGAGTTTCGGATTAGATTTAGGAATTTCTTGAGGTTCATCTTTTGAAGTGAACCAGTCCGGAAGTTTTTCTTCCCGTCCGGCCCATCGTTCTTTCACCGGCTGCAGATCGGCAAAGGTAATTCGTCCACCGGCTTCATGAATTTCCCATGCAGAAGTGATTTTGGATTTGATGAATCCAAGAGGATTTTTCACCGTTTTTTCTTCGTTGACGTAACGAATCAACAGCTCCAATTCCTTTTCTGCATCGTCTTTCCAGATCAACGAAGCACCTTGATGCAGCTGCGCGAAGAAAGTTGCGTCGAATTGATAACCCTCGGCCAGTTCGTTTAATCGTGCACGCATTTCATCGGTTACGCTAGATTCTTTCGCTGTTTCCCGTTCTTCTTCAAGACGTGGCACATGAATTTCTTTTTCAGGAGCATGGCGAATTATAAACTCGATTTTGTTTACACTACGTCCTTTTTTAATTTCTTTATAAATTATATAAAGATCGGTCTTATCATTCACTTCATCTACTGATGTTTTTAAGACACGGGATTTGAAGTGTCCGTATTGTTTGTATTGGCCCTCTTCTACTCCCATTTTTCCTTTTAGTTCTACA
This sequence is a window from Planococcus kocurii. Protein-coding genes within it:
- the mobV gene encoding MobV family relaxase, whose protein sequence is MSFAVVRMQKMKSPDLKGMQFHNQRERESRTNPDIDPDREHLNYDLLHQEKIDYNKHVKEIIESQKVSERKTRKDAVLVNELLVTSDRKFFDGLDLAEQKRFFEESYKLFSERYGKQNIAYATVHNDEKTPHMHLGVVPMRDGKLQGKNIFNRQELQWMQEEFPKHMQSVGFDVERGIASDRKHIEMSRFKALTLNEEIKTLEKETEVLRNALTASKKVDELQVSKPSLFDRNHVKLPVEDFEALKARAKATEAIERTIEAHEKRFDEMIDNVIDSDRKLDQEKVKTAQLQKENKELKKENQELQKENKTLKSQLNVLLEFAKSQLEKFKEWQKERQQEKEKNIARKRDQELER
- a CDS encoding replication initiation protein encodes the protein MNNSYLVTQSNDLIEARHNNPLTAREQKIVLTMVSMIEPSDSDFKHYRISIREFTEMLGLEGRTKYTEIKQIAKQLMSKTIEIPLGDGDWLLANWVSSAKYLKGEGVIDLSFSPDLKPYMLQLKNQFTSYRLSNVLSLNSTYSIRLYELMKKWQHLGRWECSVVELKGKMGVEEGQYKQYGHFKSRVLKTSVDEVNDKTDLYIIYKEIKKGRSVNKIEFIIRHAPEKEIHVPRLEEERETAKESSVTDEMRARLNELAEGYQFDATFFAQLHQGASLIWKDDAEKELELLIRYVNEEKTVKNPLGFIKSKITSAWEIHEAGGRITFADLQPVKERWAGREEKLPDWFTSKDEPQEIPKSNPKLEEEKAEILKKLAQKKGSQF